CTTggggtgtgtttggacgaaagtagttggagctggagcttatagctggagctgaAGCTGAAGCTTATGAGCAGGAGCTGGAGCTGGAACTTGTTTTTGAaggtggtagctggagcttattattttttataaatgtttggtaaactagctgaagtttatttttcagttcataagctctactttttttttcataagctactacaagtagcttattttttcagagcttatgattttcataagctttaCTTTTTTTGTcaaccaaacaaagcttatgacttgTAGCTTATTATAATCACAAGCTCAAGCTCCaataagcttccataagctccaataagctacgcGCCAAACACCCCCTTGATTTGCAACTGTTAAACTTTTTGTTAGAAATCTTTAGTATATATTTTAGCATTGGAAGTAGAACATCACGGAGTTAGCTCCCGATCAACGAGTACCCGCTTCTTGTTAGTATAATCCTTATAGGTTTAATGCTTCTTGTTAGTATAATCCTTATAGGTTTAATGTTGTGTCTGCCACATTGCAATTAATAAAAGACAAACATTAAAGGTTTTGGTAACTGAGTAACAATTAAGCATATGACTAATATGTAACCGAGGAATCAACTGATCTAGCTTGTGATCTTGATGGTGATCGTGATGGAGAGACCATATAAGGTTTTGGAGGGATGTCCAATAACTCTAATCCGCCTTCTAACATTTCCAACACCTTGGTAATTGTTGGACGACTCGATGGATTAGTTTGTATGCACCATAACCCAACGATAATCATCTTCCTTGCCATCGCATTTTCTTCATCGTTCACAATCTCGTGTAGTCCAAGTTGTTCTTGTAATTCAAGCTTTTTATATATCCAATGAGGAAAATAAATTTCACTTGTATGATCAACTTCAACTTCGATATTTCTCCTCCCTCCCACCATTTCTAAAATCATCATTCCATAACTATAAACGTCTGATTTGTGCGAAACCCCTCCAAAACATCTTGAGAACACTTCAGGAGCAATATAACCAggggttcctctcatattagacATTGATATCATGCTCATTTTCTCAGGGAACAACTTTGCTAGCCCAAAGTCAGATATCTTCGGACAAAATTCTTGATCCAATAAAATATTATGAGGCTTTATATCAAAATGTAAGATCCGTGTGTTACAACCCCTATGCAAGTATTCTAAGCCTCTAGCAATCCCAATTGCAATCCCGTGCAACTTTTCCCACCCAAGTTGACTACAATGTGAAGAACTCCGACCATATATGAATTTCTCTAGGGAACCATTAGGCATGAATTCATAGATCAAAGCTCTTTGATGACCTTCTAAACAAAATCCCACAAGACTGACAATATTAACATGAGAAGTCCTACTAACACTCGAAACTTCATTAATGAAATCTTCTCCATTTCCTTTCAGTTCACTTAAAACCTTCACTGCTACCAGACTTTGGTTGTTTAGTATTCCTTTATAAACAGAACCGAAACCACCTTGCCTTAGTTTGTCTTGAAAGGAGTTTGTCATCTTTTTTATCTCTGAATAAGAGTACCTGTTTGGAGCCAAGAATTTGTTATTCTTCAGAAAATTTTCCGCATTGATATTGTACTTCACCTTTTTTCTCCATCCATATTTCAGTTTTCGCCACAAGATTATGAAGATTAATATTATCACAGCTCTTACACTGAGAGCTGAAACATTCAATGGATGTAATCATGTTAGTTTGATTATAAATTTATCATGAAGAACATGACGTAGTGGGTCaagcactgttgtaaacggcgtccgttgcgtccgttgcgacgcccgttgcggcgttttggtggctaaaccgtttcgaccccgtcccgttttcttataagccggtcaacggtcaaaagtcaagtcaaatgcaggaaaaattgggtcaacgccggtcaaaactcagaaattctgttaaaatcggtcataagtcggtcaaatcaatcaaaattgacttagtttagtattccattttgtattatattaacgctaatagcaattataggtacaaacttgtcaacgaagattttttagctctaaaatatgtgtaaatatatatttatatatataaaaagtcaacattagtcaacatccgtttcgacccgtcTCGACCCCGTTTTTCCCGTTTCGACGTTTTGAGGTtgctaccgtttcggccccgtctcgacTCTTTTTCAACCTTGGGGTCAAGCCAACTAAAATTATGTTTATGATAAAGAGTAGCTAGTTTCGAAGATGCATACCTCCAATGATCAATCTGATATTTGTGTTGCTCTTATCTGCATTAGCCAAAAAACAAACAGTAAGTTAAAAATCATATGACGGTAGAACAATTTACGAAATAGTTAAAAGTGTTAAACGTATTTGTTCCACTATCCTTATAATAAGGCTAAAGGAAGATGTtagatatatattttatatactccATATGATATGATGATATATGACGTGTGTTGTAACTATGTAGTAGTATTAATTAGGAAACGTTAGAATTGGTTTACACTTCTAGTCCTAAACTATTATACCTTCAGTCCTAAACCTTTACACCGTTAGTCTTAGGACTAACTGAGACTAATGAACGTTAGTCAACAACCACTCCCATATTATTGTAAACAAAATCCTCTGATTTTGTTTGTGATTTATTCCATCCGATCACCACGCACAAATTTCTCAAAATATTGATTTTTCAATTAGTACCATTAATTCAAAAAATCAATCCTTAACAAAATAATTAACCACACACTTAGCATTAACCTTCACATTACGCGCGCGCTCACACGCAAAAGAAAAGTACCAATTCCCTCCCTTCTTCATCAAAACCGTCATCATCATTGGTATTCATCATCATCGCAAAACAACCATCACTGTTAGTATCATTATATTTTATGTTTAGAGTAAATAAGATTTGTTCAACGAAGTTCTGTAATGATTTGGAAGTTGTAGCAAACATTTGGTTAAAGAAATCATTCTGGTCCATCTTGTTCTTCATCTAAATTCGTATTATTAATTCTGTTTATATGTTGATTAGTGAATCCTAGTACGACAGTTTAGCttagagaagaaaaagaaaagagggTGAAAGAAGGTGATAAAATGTACACTTCGATTTATCGATCTAACTTGAGTTATATAATTTGAATATTCAACTATTTTGTGTAGATTATTTTGAATGATTGAGAATGTGATGACGTAAAGATGGATTCATTTGTGGTTTAAGGCTTGAAATCAAGGGCTTGTTGGATTGCTAAATTGAAGTTAAAGGGCTTAAAGTGTAGCTGCAATAGTAAAAGTGCCAAATACTAACCTTGTGGTCCAGTGGTACACCCCTTTACACTTATGTATTGGGATGAGGGTGGGGAGGTCTTAAGTTCGAGTCTATCCCCTTAAAAATATCTGTGAGATTTTGTTCCTGAAAGCCGGATTGTCCGaggaggttttaccgacccgtattcatGACCCGGGTCGGACCCGcccgcccctcgggatggtttaaggttcggatccctgtaatgcggttcCAATGGCAGATCTAGTAGAGCTTGAGTGGTAGCACGGGACACCAGTAAAATACGCGATGTATGAGAACAATATTTAAGTTTTTCACCAGTGACACCACTGAAAAAGGCGGATTCAACTTAGGGCAACCGGGATCAGGTGCACTCGGTAGCCAAAGTTTAATTTTTGTGAAATTTTATGGAAGAAAATAGTGAAGATGCGTAACTTTGAAGGTTTGAATGTTTAATGAAGATATTGAAGAAGCAGGTATCGAAGAATTGAAGAAGAGAATGGATAGGGGGTAAGCAATGGTGGATCCAGAACTATTTTTCGATGGGGGAAAAAATTTGATAAAAAAATCTGAATATGCATTAAAAAGTTATATTAAAACAACACAAGCTGCAGGTTTTGAAATTGGACCATATGCTTAATTATCAAGATGCTCTAAATCAACTAAGCTAAGATCAACCTTGCATAATATACTATAAtgcaatgcccgtgcgttgcacgacttaTATCAAGTTTCACTATTTTGAAATTCGTGTTCCGAATGGTTAGAGTAATGGAGGGAGATGGTTGAAAACATATTAACATTGAAGTAAAAGCAGATGTTGGTCCCATTATGCAAGTAGTCAAGTAGAATTTTGTGCATATGTTTTGTTTGCCACTATGAAAATCTGCACATTCAGGTAATATGTATTAACGTATGatgaaactatatataaacaaaagtttaGTAAATGTGGTCAAATAAGTTAACAAATGAGGCCAAAATATATTATAAAACTTACATATTGTAGTACGATTCATAATATTATGAATTTAGATATTATGAATCGTACTACAATATGTAAGTTTTATAATATATTTTGGCATCATTTGTTAACTTATTTGACCATATTTACtaaacttttgtttatatatagtttcatCATACGTTAATATATATGACCTGAATGTGCAGATTTTTATAGTGGCAAACAAAACATATGCACAAAATGCTACTTGACTACTTGCATAATGGGACCAACATCTGCTTTCACTTCGATGTTAATATGTTTTCAACCAACTCCTGCCATGACTTTAACTATTCGGAACACGAATTTTAAAATAGTAAAATTTGAGGCAAGTCGTGTAACGCACGTGCATTACCTTCTAGTATATTATGTAAGATTGATCTTAGCTCAGTTGTTTAGAGCATCTTGCTAATTAAGCATATGGTCCAATTTCAAAACCTGCAGCTTGTGttgtttttatataattttttaatGAATATTCagatttttttattaaatttttgcTCCTGTCTAAAAATAGTTCTGGATCCGGCACTAAATATATACTACAGTCTACAGTAGTAATAATCAATTGAATGAAATATTGTTATAAGAACGTAAAAGTGTTGAAGCATAACATACAAGTTCTTACCGGATAGGCAAGTCACATAATGTGGTCTATCTGTGCAAAAACACCGAAACTGAAGATTCAtcgtattaacgccacacctaccTCCACTTTTTCTACAATCCCCACAATCTCCCGCTAACCATCGGATCACAAAACCTTGTTCAACCACATCCGCATAATTCCCACCATCAACCACCATATCGCCATCCACCGGTGTCTCGACTATGTTACCACAATGTCTTGCCACGTTATCAAAATTCACATCATTGTTCAACATAACATACTGATCATCATCACATGAGCTGATCTTATACTTATCAAAACTCGATGAAATATTACGTGAACATTTCGATAACAAAAGGAGTTTATTTTTTGAGTCGTAGTTTTCGATCATGAATCTAAGATCACTTGTCACGTTTTTTATTAATGgggtgttggtgcatgaatccccagccgtagtttatctttacgtttaacacattcggttatgtaataatgtttacttgtgactattgattacgtttgtgattgtgagtacttaatttgttaaataatcaatatgttaaactgcacacacagtcgaccgagtgtgtgtacacactcgaccgactgtgttactcagtcgaccgactgagagacacactcgaccgagtgtgtctgacttgcagtatatatacgggatGAGTCTTCTTGGTTGAGGTTAATCACCCCATTTACCCTAGGCGACTGGTTTTCGTCTCCAGAGTaccctaacaccatataccaccgaaatatatcgtttaggcgtcgatctaatctagttcttgtcctaggtttgatctattcgatcccgatacgactcatatctcggtttaaccctaTTCTAGTGAATTACGCCTCTAGGATAGttagcaagcgacctaagatccgtgaataaacgtctacaaagtggtatcagagctggagtctATGGTTTTGCTTGATCAAAATCGTTTTTGGGTCAAAAAGttggtgtttttggtgttttttgtgttttaatCATTTAATCTCTTTTTCTACGTTATAGTTGGTGTTTTCGTTGTCAAAAGGTGTTTCTGGAGTCTTTTCAAGTGTTCTCTACGTTTTGGTTTAGTGTTTTTCATCAAAAATCGACTGTAAAATCGATTTTGGTCTAGAAAACCCTAATAGTCGACCTGCatctgtcaagaacacactcggccgtgtgtGTCTTGACAACCGACCGTGTGAGTCCTTAGATCGACCGATTGAGGTAGTAAACCGACCGTGTGTCTTTCAGTTAAACCGTGTGAGTTTCCTTAAGTCAATCGGCCGTGTGAGTTCAGTCACTCGACCGTGTGTGATATACAATCGACCGAGGGAGATAGACAGTCGGCCGTGTGAGTTTGTAATACCAAAGGCTTATTGAGTAACGAAGTGCTGCCCAAATTTTGTcagacaatcgaccgtgtgtctCATACAATCGACCATGTGTCTaagacaatcgaccgtgtgtctcagacaatcgaccgtgtgtcaTTAATCAGAAATTTCATTAATCTTGAATTCAATCCTAACTAATTTAAAATGTCGGACACTAATGAACAAGTAACAAACGAATACAGTGCATTGGTGATTGCTCCAGGATTACAAAAACTGTTACTAAATGAGAATGAGTCTGGAACTTCCAATAAGGTTCTCAAGCTTGACAATCTAAAGGAATTTTTAGACTGGAAGGCGCGTTTTATGATATACTTGAATGATATAGATTCTAGACTATGGGAGTTTATTGAGACTGAGTTTGCATGGCCAAATGGGGCAGACGGTGAACCTAAAGAGACCGCTCAGTTTAATCCTGCTGAGCGTGAACAGTATAATTTGGAGTGTAAGTGCTACGCTCAACTTACTCCGGAACTGTCTAAGGAGATCTTCTCACAGTTCAAGAACAGAAATAAGACCTCGTATACCCTTTGGCTTACTCTTCAATCAGTCACAGAAGGAACAACCACTTACCGTGTCACTAAGGGTAAGGTTTTCAAAGATGAATGGAGAGTGTTTGCTGCTCTACCTTCCGAGTCTCTTGGacaaactttggagagatatcgtCTGCTGGTTGCTGAAATGGCAGATTATGAAATTGATTTATATGATGAGAAAGCAGTTAGAgttttgaaagatggtcttcctgagaaatgggacaatgaaattgaaaagattcagaatAGGTACAATGCATCAGGTCGTACGTTAACCTTGATAACTTTTACTTCCAAGTTGATGGAAAAGGATATCCAGGTTGAggcaaagagaaagagacttggtaCTGTAGCTAGTTCGTCCATTATTGGGTCATCTTCGGGAAATCATGCTCCTTTGCAAACAGCTTACATTTCCACCAATGCATCACAGATCTCAGCTCCAGTATCAGATTCTGGTTATTTCAATGCCAAATCTCAAGCACAGAAATCAACTGCTAAATGATGGATTCAAGCATTCTACAACAGACTCAATCACCAGTGATCAAGACGGAAAATATCAAGAAAAGGCCTCTAGAATTGATTAAGGAGGATATGTCTTTAGCGGCCATCGTTGTTAACTCTTACAATGATATGATAAGTGGGCAAATAATCAATGGTCATATGGAGAATGAGGattatgatcagattgatgaggatgaGATTGAGAGAATGGACATCCTGTTTGCTATGGGAAGTGTGGTGAGACGTGCTAGGAAGTATTTGAAAATAACAGGTCAGAGTACTTTGAGTCTGAACCGCAATACTaaatttggttttgatatgtccaaAGTGAGATGCCAT
This window of the Rutidosis leptorrhynchoides isolate AG116_Rl617_1_P2 chromosome 7, CSIRO_AGI_Rlap_v1, whole genome shotgun sequence genome carries:
- the LOC139860100 gene encoding rust resistance kinase Lr10-like; translated protein: MIENYDSKNKLLLLSKCSRNISSSFDKYKISSCDDDQYVMLNNDVNFDNVARHCGNIVETPVDGDMVVDGGNYADVVEQGFVIRWLAGDCGDCRKSGDKSNTNIRLIIGALSVRAVIILIFIILWRKLKYGWRKKVKYNINAENFLKNNKFLAPNRYSYSEIKKMTNSFQDKLRQGGFGSVYKGILNNQSLVAVKVLSELKGNGEDFINEVSSVSRTSHVNIVSLVGFCLEGHQRALIYEFMPNGSLEKFIYGRSSSHCSQLGWEKLHGIAIGIARGLEYLHRGCNTRILHFDIKPHNILLDQEFCPKISDFGLAKLFPEKMSMISMSNMRGTPGYIAPEVFSRCFGGVSHKSDVYSYGMMILEMVGGRRNIEVEVDHTSEIYFPHWIYKKLELQEQLGLHEIVNDEENAMARKMIIVGLWCIQTNPSSRPTITKVLEMLEGGLELLDIPPKPYMVSPSRSPSRSQARSVDSSVTY